The Verrucomicrobiia bacterium sequence TGAAGCCTATGGCCGGCCGAATCGATAAGTGTCGGCGTGATCAGGACCAGCAGCGACTTGGGCGAGTTGCCCCCTGCCTCGAAAGGAGTTCCCGATTCATCGAGCGGATTGCCAAGCAATAAACTTTGCCCGGCGCGGACCTTAACCGCCGGCGCGGAAATCTCCCTGACCCGAAAATGCGGGACGGTCCAACGCGTTTGGCCATTACACTCATGCCGCCAGTGGCTTCCACCACATCTTTCAACGCCACCACTGAGTCGCGCGATAAAGTTTCCGGATGACGTGGACGAAAAGACAGGGTGGTTTTGTCCCAAAACGGGCTGGTGGCGCTAGTGATTGGGTTGCTTCAAGAGGCTTGCGCCAATTCGCCCAGCCCGGCGCGCAGTTGTAGCCGCGCGCGATAGATGCGAGTCTCGACTGCCTTGACCGAGCAATTGAGGATGGCAGCGATTTCCGCCTGCGACATCTCCTCGTACACGGCCAGAATAAGCGGTTGCCGCAACTCCTGTGGCAGCGCTGCAACGGCCTTTCGCACCGCGTTAGCGCGTTCCTGGGTTTGCAGGTTCTGGTCGGGCGCCCGGTCGAGAGAAGGGAGGCTGTCCTTTAGAGCCGCCTCGGACTGGCCGTTTTCGGCATCGAGAGAGACTTGAGGATGTCTCGAACGCCAGCGGTAACGATCCCGGACCAGGTTGCTGGCAATAGCATAAAACCAGGTGGTGAACTTCTGGTTTGGATCGAATTTCGCCCTGTTTTGATA is a genomic window containing:
- a CDS encoding sigma-70 family RNA polymerase sigma factor, whose product is MNEPATDELDTRDMALLAEGHEAALNALMARHAQKLFHYLLRSLQDEDDAADLAQETFARIYQNRAKFDPNQKFTTWFYAIASNLVRDRYRWRSRHPQVSLDAENGQSEAALKDSLPSLDRAPDQNLQTQERANAVRKAVAALPQELRQPLILAVYEEMSQAEIAAILNCSVKAVETRIYRARLQLRAGLGELAQAS